From one Rubrobacter xylanophilus genomic stretch:
- a CDS encoding M16 family metallopeptidase codes for MGDPNIRRREFPGGLRVFTEPLEEATSVSLGVWIRAGSRDERDEVAGITHLMEHMLFKGTPRMDALGIAQAFESIGAQENAATGEEYTVLYARFLPEHLERALDIMSDMVLHPTLADLEREREVIVEEIRMYEDRPDQMADEHLSSLIFHGDPLGRPIIGYVETVRGVDRERLRRFHAATYTAPNVFVVGAGRLDPGRFEALVEERLGKLPAGEPFVRAAHPRDPESRFLFKPKETEQYHVSLGSRGLPAGSEDRFAMAALNNVLGGGMSSRLFQEVREKRGLAYAVYSYHQGYSDAGALKIYVGSTTSNVEEAVRVIADQLERLREEPVSEEELERTKQQLKSSTLLALESTAARMNRIGRGVITGTELLAPEEMARRIEAVTAEDILRLAREHLNLQNMYLSAIGPKELDLGRYLEKAEL; via the coding sequence GTGGGCGATCCCAACATCCGAAGGAGGGAGTTTCCGGGCGGCCTGAGGGTCTTCACCGAGCCGCTCGAAGAGGCCACCAGCGTCTCTTTGGGGGTCTGGATCCGGGCCGGAAGCCGCGACGAGCGGGACGAGGTGGCCGGGATCACCCACCTGATGGAGCACATGCTCTTCAAGGGGACCCCGCGGATGGACGCCCTGGGCATAGCCCAGGCGTTCGAGTCCATCGGGGCGCAGGAGAACGCCGCCACCGGCGAGGAGTACACCGTTCTGTACGCCCGCTTTCTGCCCGAGCACCTGGAGCGGGCGCTGGACATAATGAGCGACATGGTGCTCCACCCCACGCTTGCCGACCTGGAGCGGGAGCGGGAGGTGATAGTCGAGGAGATCCGGATGTACGAGGACCGTCCGGACCAGATGGCCGACGAGCATCTCTCCTCCCTGATCTTTCACGGCGATCCGCTGGGGCGCCCGATCATCGGCTACGTGGAGACGGTGCGCGGGGTGGACCGCGAGCGGCTCCGGCGGTTTCACGCCGCGACCTACACCGCCCCGAACGTCTTCGTGGTGGGGGCGGGACGGCTGGACCCCGGGCGCTTCGAGGCGCTGGTGGAGGAGCGGCTCGGGAAGCTTCCGGCGGGCGAACCCTTCGTCCGCGCCGCCCACCCCCGGGATCCCGAGAGCCGCTTTCTGTTCAAGCCCAAGGAGACCGAGCAGTACCACGTCTCTCTGGGCTCGCGGGGGCTGCCCGCCGGGAGCGAGGACCGTTTCGCCATGGCGGCCCTCAACAACGTGCTCGGCGGGGGGATGTCCAGCCGGCTCTTCCAGGAGGTGCGGGAGAAGCGCGGGCTGGCCTACGCCGTCTACTCCTACCACCAGGGCTACTCGGACGCCGGGGCGCTCAAGATCTACGTCGGCTCCACCACGAGCAACGTGGAGGAGGCGGTGCGGGTCATCGCCGATCAGCTGGAGCGGCTGCGCGAGGAGCCGGTGAGCGAGGAGGAACTGGAGAGAACCAAGCAGCAGCTCAAGAGCTCGACGCTGCTGGCGCTGGAGAGCACGGCTGCGCGGATGAACCGGATCGGCCGGGGCGTCATTACCGGCACGGAACTGCTCGCACCCGAGGAGATGGCCCGGCGCATAGAGGCGGTCACGGCAGAGGATATCCTGCGACTGGCGCGCGAGCACCTGAACCTGCAGAACATGTACCTCTCGGCGATAGGCCCCAAGGAGCTCGATCTGGGAAGGTACCTGGAGAAAGCGGAGCTTTGA
- a CDS encoding bifunctional riboflavin kinase/FAD synthetase produces MRGVVVALGNFDGVHLGHRAVVSRALGEGKIRGMRVVAATFDPHPRAVLRPGEAPPLLTPLAVRRRLLLGLGVDEVRVIRFDEGLSRKSPEEFVREVLVGEIGARVVVVGENFRFGHRAAGDFAELRSLMRSFGGEAVGVPVQRLDGGEEVSSSRIRRLVLEGRVEEAARLLGRPHAVCGRVVEGERRGSRIGFPTANLRPEGGVAVPGRGVYACVVRVWGESHAACTNVGVAPTFGGRSESLIEAHLLDFRGDLYGVEMEVGFLRRIRGEKKFGGVEELREQIRRDLVEARRITEATI; encoded by the coding sequence GTGCGGGGGGTAGTGGTGGCGCTCGGGAACTTCGACGGGGTTCATCTGGGGCACCGGGCGGTGGTGTCCCGGGCGCTCGGGGAGGGGAAGATTCGGGGGATGCGGGTGGTGGCGGCCACGTTCGATCCGCATCCGCGGGCGGTGCTCAGGCCTGGGGAGGCGCCGCCGCTCCTGACGCCGCTGGCCGTGCGTCGCAGGCTCCTGCTCGGTCTCGGGGTCGACGAGGTGCGCGTCATCCGCTTCGACGAGGGGCTCTCGCGCAAGAGCCCCGAGGAATTCGTCCGGGAGGTGCTGGTAGGGGAGATCGGTGCACGGGTGGTGGTGGTCGGGGAGAACTTCCGGTTCGGGCATCGGGCCGCGGGAGACTTCGCGGAGCTGCGGAGCCTCATGCGTTCCTTTGGGGGCGAGGCCGTCGGGGTGCCGGTACAGAGGCTCGACGGGGGTGAGGAGGTCAGCTCCAGCAGGATCCGGCGGCTTGTGCTCGAGGGTCGGGTCGAGGAGGCCGCGCGGCTCCTCGGCAGGCCCCACGCCGTGTGCGGGCGGGTCGTCGAGGGGGAGCGGCGGGGGAGCAGGATAGGCTTTCCCACCGCCAACCTGCGGCCCGAGGGCGGGGTGGCCGTGCCCGGGAGGGGGGTGTATGCGTGCGTCGTGCGGGTATGGGGCGAGAGTCACGCCGCGTGCACCAACGTCGGGGTCGCCCCCACCTTCGGGGGGAGGAGCGAGAGCCTCATCGAGGCGCATCTTCTGGATTTCCGGGGGGATCTTTACGGCGTGGAGATGGAGGTCGGGTTTCTGCGCCGGATCCGGGGCGAGAAAAAATTCGGTGGGGTCGAGGAGTTGCGGGAGCAGATCCGGCGGGACCTCGTGGAGGCCCGGCGGATAACGGAAGCTACTATCTGA
- a CDS encoding polyribonucleotide nucleotidyltransferase has protein sequence MRLEIPVGERAIVLETGKLARQAGGAVTARFGDTTVLSTATRSQEPRPGATFLPLSVDIEERMSSAGKIPGGFLKREGKPSEKAILTARLTDRPIRPLFPKDYYYEIQVIGTVLVADQENPYDVISMVGASAALALSDIPFGGPIGAVRVGRHPDGGFILNPTYQQLEESDLDIVVAGTKEAITMVEAGAREVTEDVVVEALEVAQGVIREQAEAIERWAAEHGEEKQPFEEPGENPFVGELRERYLERIKEGLINTDRRARHEAIDLIEEEVVEGRTEEEVPLVLDALAQLQKEAFRKLYLEDRKRTDLRAFDEIRSTTAEAHVLPRVHGTGLFTRGETQVLSSLALADLGLVQRLDTLEPQTTKRYMHHYYFPPYSTGETGRLGPPRRREIGHGALAERALLPVIPSEEEFPYAIRIISEVLESNGSSSMASVCGSTLALMDGGVPIKAPVAGVAMGLVKEGEDYVILTDIQGLEDHMGDMDFKVAGTRDGITALQMDMKITGVSAGLLKEALEQARRGRLEILDIMQEEIAEPRPEISDHAPRVEVLQIPTDKIGLLIGPGGKTINALQDEYGVNISVENDGTVYVAGVEGMSVKAAVSAIKGMTKEVEAGDIYVGKVVKTTNFGAFVELTPGRDGLLHISRLAPGRQRVRRVEDVLNEGDVVKVRVLEIDKQNRISLEMVEE, from the coding sequence ATGCGACTAGAGATTCCCGTTGGTGAGCGCGCCATCGTGCTCGAAACCGGGAAGCTGGCCCGGCAGGCCGGCGGGGCGGTGACGGCGAGGTTCGGCGACACCACGGTGCTCTCCACCGCCACCCGCTCCCAGGAGCCGCGTCCGGGGGCCACCTTCTTGCCCCTGAGCGTGGACATCGAGGAGCGGATGTCCTCGGCGGGCAAGATCCCCGGGGGCTTCCTGAAGCGCGAGGGGAAGCCCTCCGAGAAGGCCATCCTCACCGCCCGCCTCACCGACCGCCCGATACGGCCGCTGTTCCCGAAGGACTACTACTACGAGATACAGGTCATCGGGACCGTGCTGGTCGCCGACCAGGAGAATCCCTACGACGTGATCAGCATGGTGGGGGCTTCGGCGGCGCTGGCGCTCTCGGACATCCCCTTCGGCGGCCCCATAGGCGCGGTGCGTGTGGGCCGTCATCCCGACGGTGGGTTCATCCTCAACCCCACCTACCAGCAGCTGGAGGAGAGCGACCTGGACATAGTGGTGGCCGGGACCAAGGAGGCCATCACCATGGTCGAGGCCGGGGCCCGGGAGGTCACCGAGGACGTGGTGGTCGAGGCGCTCGAGGTGGCCCAGGGGGTCATACGAGAGCAGGCCGAGGCCATCGAGCGGTGGGCGGCCGAGCACGGCGAGGAGAAGCAGCCCTTCGAGGAGCCGGGGGAGAACCCGTTCGTCGGGGAGCTGAGGGAGCGTTATCTGGAGAGGATCAAGGAGGGCCTCATCAACACCGACCGGCGGGCGCGCCACGAGGCCATAGACCTCATCGAGGAAGAGGTTGTGGAGGGGCGCACCGAAGAGGAGGTGCCGCTCGTTCTCGACGCCCTGGCGCAGCTGCAGAAAGAGGCCTTCCGCAAGCTCTACCTCGAGGACCGCAAGCGCACGGACCTGCGGGCGTTCGACGAGATCCGATCGACCACCGCCGAGGCGCACGTGCTGCCGCGGGTACACGGCACCGGGCTCTTCACCCGGGGGGAGACGCAGGTGCTCTCCTCGCTGGCGCTCGCCGATTTGGGGCTCGTGCAGCGGCTGGACACTCTGGAGCCGCAGACCACCAAGCGCTACATGCACCACTACTACTTCCCGCCGTACTCCACCGGTGAGACCGGGCGGCTCGGGCCGCCGCGGCGGCGGGAGATCGGGCACGGGGCACTTGCGGAGCGGGCTCTTTTGCCGGTGATCCCCTCCGAGGAGGAGTTCCCGTACGCCATAAGGATCATCTCCGAGGTGCTCGAGTCCAACGGCTCCTCCTCCATGGCCAGCGTCTGCGGCTCGACGCTCGCGCTCATGGACGGCGGGGTGCCCATAAAGGCGCCGGTCGCGGGGGTGGCGATGGGGCTCGTCAAGGAGGGCGAGGACTACGTCATCCTCACGGACATCCAGGGGCTCGAGGACCACATGGGCGACATGGACTTCAAGGTCGCCGGGACCCGGGACGGGATCACGGCGCTGCAGATGGACATGAAGATCACGGGGGTCTCCGCCGGGCTCTTGAAGGAGGCGCTCGAGCAGGCGCGGCGGGGGCGGCTCGAGATCCTGGACATCATGCAGGAGGAGATCGCCGAGCCCCGGCCCGAGATCTCCGACCACGCCCCGCGGGTGGAGGTGCTGCAGATCCCGACGGACAAGATCGGGCTGCTCATCGGGCCCGGGGGCAAGACCATCAACGCCCTGCAGGACGAGTATGGGGTGAACATCTCCGTCGAGAACGACGGGACGGTCTACGTGGCCGGGGTCGAGGGGATGTCGGTGAAGGCCGCCGTCTCGGCCATAAAGGGGATGACCAAGGAGGTCGAGGCAGGGGACATCTACGTCGGCAAGGTGGTGAAGACCACCAACTTCGGGGCCTTCGTCGAGCTCACCCCGGGTCGGGACGGGCTCCTGCACATCTCGCGGCTGGCGCCCGGCAGGCAGCGGGTCCGGCGGGTGGAGGACGTGCTCAACGAGGGTGACGTGGTGAAGGTGCGGGTGCTGGAGATAGACAAGCAGAACCGCATCTCGCTGGAGATGGTGGAGGAGTAG
- the rpsO gene encoding 30S ribosomal protein S15 encodes MAAAVENKEETIREFRTHEGDTGSPEVQVAILTRRIAHLTEHLREHKHDYHSRRGLLKMVGKRRRLLKYLQKKDVERYRALISRLGLRR; translated from the coding sequence TTGGCGGCAGCGGTAGAGAACAAAGAGGAGACGATCCGGGAGTTCCGGACCCACGAGGGGGACACCGGCTCGCCGGAGGTGCAGGTGGCGATCCTCACCAGGCGCATCGCCCACCTCACCGAGCACCTGCGCGAGCACAAGCACGACTACCACTCCCGGCGGGGTTTGCTCAAGATGGTGGGCAAGCGGCGCCGGCTTTTGAAGTATCTGCAGAAGAAGGACGTGGAGCGCTACCGGGCGCTCATCTCCAGGCTCGGCCTGCGCCGCTAG